Proteins co-encoded in one Marinilabiliales bacterium genomic window:
- a CDS encoding carbohydrate kinase: MQTIGYDLGSSSIKVSVIDTDTGECIASAFYPKEEMPISAPRSGWAEQDPEMWWKNALVATKQLFTNPAVNPEAIAAIGISYQMHGLVMVDKDLKPLRPSIIWCDSRAVETGERAFNAIGPEECLDSLLNSPGNFTASKLAWVKENEPGVYKRIYKIMLPGDYFAMKLTGEACITPSGLSEGIFWDFRKHEVSQVIMDHFGFDADFIPRVVPVFSTQGRLTAEAASLFGLKKGTPVTYRAGDQPNNAFSLNVLKPGEIAATAGTSGVVYGVSDEIKYDPQSRVNTFAHVNHEKNKTRVGVLLCINGTGILNSWVKRNVAGPGTDYNEMNRLAGTVAAGSDGVRILPFGNGSERMLGNRDTGCHIGNVNFNVHNRAHIIRAVQEGIVFAFRYGMDIMGKTGITPEMIRAGKANMFLSPIFATSLATLTGAGIELYNTDGSQGAARAAAIGAGIYFSFEEAFGQLKVVERIEPDGKIKPALEEAYAGWVELLNCQMQKGK, from the coding sequence ATGCAGACAATAGGATACGACCTGGGAAGCTCGTCGATAAAAGTGAGTGTAATTGATACAGATACAGGAGAGTGTATAGCTTCCGCATTTTACCCGAAGGAAGAGATGCCTATCTCCGCTCCGCGGAGCGGCTGGGCCGAACAGGACCCGGAAATGTGGTGGAAGAACGCCCTGGTGGCGACCAAGCAGCTCTTTACCAATCCGGCAGTCAATCCCGAGGCCATTGCAGCCATAGGGATCTCATACCAGATGCACGGACTGGTAATGGTGGATAAGGATCTTAAACCCCTCCGCCCCTCAATAATATGGTGCGACAGCCGTGCCGTGGAGACAGGAGAGAGGGCATTCAATGCCATTGGGCCCGAAGAGTGCCTTGACTCCCTGCTCAATTCCCCCGGAAACTTTACTGCCTCAAAGCTCGCCTGGGTGAAGGAAAATGAACCCGGGGTATACAAAAGAATATACAAGATCATGCTTCCGGGCGACTACTTTGCCATGAAGCTTACCGGTGAGGCATGCATAACCCCGAGCGGACTCTCTGAAGGTATCTTCTGGGATTTCAGGAAGCATGAGGTGTCACAGGTCATCATGGATCATTTCGGGTTTGACGCGGACTTCATTCCAAGGGTGGTGCCAGTATTTTCGACCCAGGGAAGGCTTACAGCCGAGGCTGCCTCGCTGTTCGGGCTTAAGAAAGGCACGCCGGTTACCTACAGGGCGGGTGACCAGCCGAACAACGCGTTTTCGCTCAACGTGCTGAAGCCCGGCGAGATAGCGGCCACAGCCGGCACCTCCGGGGTCGTTTACGGGGTCAGCGATGAAATAAAATATGACCCGCAGTCAAGGGTAAACACCTTCGCCCACGTTAACCACGAAAAGAACAAAACCAGGGTGGGAGTTCTCCTGTGTATTAACGGCACGGGAATACTCAATTCATGGGTCAAACGCAATGTTGCCGGTCCGGGTACGGACTACAACGAGATGAACAGGCTTGCCGGGACAGTGGCCGCTGGCAGCGACGGCGTCAGGATACTGCCGTTCGGTAACGGCAGCGAGAGGATGCTTGGAAACCGTGATACCGGGTGCCATATCGGGAACGTCAACTTCAACGTACATAACAGGGCTCACATTATAAGGGCGGTCCAGGAAGGTATCGTCTTCGCCTTCCGCTATGGCATGGACATAATGGGCAAGACCGGCATCACCCCTGAGATGATCAGGGCCGGCAAGGCGAACATGTTCCTGAGCCCGATCTTCGCCACGAGCCTCGCAACACTTACCGGAGCAGGCATTGAACTATACAACACCGATGGTTCGCAGGGTGCGGCAAGGGCAGCTGCCATCGGTGCGGGTATTTATTTCTCTTTCGAGGAAGCGTTCGGCCAGCTCAAGGTTGTGGAAAGGATTGAACCCGATGGTAAAATTAAGCCGGCACTCGAAGAGGCTTATGCCGGATGGGTGGAACTGCTGAATTGCCAGATGCAGAAGGGTAAATAA
- a CDS encoding anaerobic sulfatase-maturation protein translates to MDFFFPMKRSAFQVMLKPVGPACNLDCTYCYYLEKKSLYPFAKGYRLNDDLLEKFIKEYIQSQDVPVVSFVWQGGEPTMLGVDYFRKAVELQQKYAEGKRIDNALQTNGTLLTDEFCEFLNEKGFLVGLSIDGPREVHDHYRVTVKGEPSWDRVMEGVRLLKKHKVEFNTLSVVNDKTSEKPIEVYRFLKSTGSQFMQFIPIVERHTADPGEEDVHLVHHRHRGEAKVTDWSVKPEKYGNFMVKIFDEWVRKDVGTYYVQLFDVTLANWVGESNPGLCVFSETCGDATVMEHNGDLYSCDHFVYHDYFLGNIKETPLLDMMQQERQARFGLEKRTSLPKKCRDCEFLFACHGECPKHRFCTTEEGEPELNYLCKAYEMFFDHVKPYMDYMTKQLRAKKPPANVMQWIKQKEQPAMASVPAAGRNDPCPCGSGKKYKQCCIRFFK, encoded by the coding sequence ATGGATTTTTTCTTCCCCATGAAACGCTCAGCCTTCCAGGTTATGCTCAAACCTGTGGGGCCGGCGTGTAATCTTGACTGCACCTATTGCTACTACCTTGAGAAGAAGAGCCTCTACCCTTTTGCCAAAGGTTACCGGCTTAATGATGATCTTCTGGAGAAATTCATAAAAGAGTATATTCAGTCACAAGACGTTCCGGTTGTAAGCTTCGTATGGCAGGGAGGCGAACCCACCATGCTGGGAGTGGATTATTTCAGAAAGGCCGTCGAACTGCAGCAGAAATATGCCGAAGGAAAAAGGATTGACAATGCATTACAGACTAACGGAACGCTGCTAACCGATGAATTCTGCGAATTCCTGAACGAAAAGGGCTTCCTGGTAGGATTATCGATCGACGGGCCGCGTGAAGTGCACGACCACTACCGGGTTACAGTAAAGGGAGAACCTTCCTGGGACAGGGTTATGGAAGGTGTAAGGCTGCTCAAAAAGCATAAAGTCGAGTTCAACACCCTTTCGGTAGTTAATGACAAAACATCTGAAAAACCCATTGAAGTTTACCGTTTCCTGAAAAGCACCGGCAGTCAGTTTATGCAGTTTATACCCATTGTCGAAAGACACACCGCCGATCCCGGAGAGGAGGATGTTCACCTGGTGCATCATCGTCACAGGGGCGAGGCGAAGGTAACGGACTGGTCGGTCAAGCCGGAAAAATACGGAAATTTCATGGTTAAGATCTTTGACGAGTGGGTAAGAAAGGATGTAGGCACCTATTACGTTCAGCTTTTCGATGTCACCCTGGCCAACTGGGTTGGTGAGAGCAATCCGGGGTTATGCGTATTCTCTGAAACCTGCGGCGACGCCACGGTTATGGAGCATAATGGCGACCTCTACTCATGTGACCATTTTGTTTACCATGACTATTTTCTTGGGAATATTAAAGAGACCCCCCTTCTTGATATGATGCAGCAGGAGAGGCAGGCCCGGTTCGGGCTGGAGAAAAGAACGAGTCTCCCGAAAAAATGCCGCGACTGTGAATTCCTGTTTGCCTGCCACGGAGAATGCCCCAAGCACCGCTTCTGTACAACCGAAGAAGGCGAACCTGAACTGAATTACCTGTGCAAAGCATATGAGATGTTCTTCGATCATGTAAAGCCCTACATGGACTACATGACAAAACAACTGCGGGCCAAAAAGCCACCTGCAAACGTGATGCAGTGGATAAAGCAGAAAGAACAGCCTGCCATGGCTTCAGTCCCTGCAGCAGGCCGCAACGACCCCTGCCCCTGCGGCAGCGGAAAGAAATACAAGCAGTGCTGCATCCGGTTTTTTAAATAA
- a CDS encoding DUF4832 domain-containing protein: MHKRSFLILTCFLSLAILSGQKSYEYLGTADSGNPVIRSTPESIGDFRMWNRGKQFTIVRPAKYEHALRNPMKGFTTRGIYEHPWATTAHTYIRWNELENHETDGIEKIIEVCDEKWKGVEDRNVKVIPRVYLHWSGDNKYWPAEMQKLVGDAFAEAFRNKKISVRHNWKEFTDHPFGEYWDSWAHYEQMWPHGNSIRQMNNGGRYLENYVGGEVAYDWGNADIQPGSSPTASVAVKKHRDFVINSIRWLHCTQLRWIENYDQNNDEAVKGAEEIQKAFGYRYILDEVRFSLSDSLYLEFDVINTGSAPFYYDWPVEVALLDKNKHKPVWRYTFEDADIRDWLPGEKWTDPEWTAVSGWSEYLPDADWNATEKGKWEIPPHKNRVKGQFKVDIPEGTYVLSLAILDPAGNLPSLRFATANYLNGGRHPVGMVDFEKSLCHPLPAGFAFDDPAADLSLHYIH, from the coding sequence ATGCACAAGAGATCATTTCTGATACTGACCTGCTTTCTGTCACTTGCAATTCTTTCCGGGCAGAAAAGCTATGAATATTTGGGAACCGCTGACTCCGGCAATCCTGTCATAAGATCCACACCCGAAAGCATCGGTGACTTCCGGATGTGGAATCGCGGCAAACAATTTACTATTGTAAGGCCCGCAAAATATGAACATGCTCTGCGAAATCCGATGAAAGGGTTTACCACCCGGGGAATATATGAGCATCCCTGGGCCACGACAGCACACACTTACATCCGGTGGAATGAGCTCGAAAACCATGAAACCGATGGTATAGAGAAAATAATAGAAGTGTGTGATGAAAAATGGAAGGGAGTAGAAGACCGCAATGTAAAAGTAATCCCAAGAGTCTATCTGCATTGGAGTGGTGATAATAAATACTGGCCGGCAGAAATGCAGAAACTTGTGGGCGACGCATTTGCTGAAGCTTTCAGGAACAAAAAAATTTCGGTGCGGCATAACTGGAAAGAATTTACAGATCACCCTTTCGGGGAATACTGGGATTCATGGGCCCATTACGAACAGATGTGGCCGCATGGGAACAGTATCAGGCAAATGAATAATGGCGGACGTTATCTTGAGAATTATGTTGGTGGCGAAGTCGCTTATGACTGGGGAAACGCTGACATTCAACCCGGTTCTTCGCCTACAGCAAGTGTGGCCGTAAAAAAACACCGGGATTTTGTAATTAATTCAATTCGCTGGCTGCATTGTACCCAGCTTCGCTGGATTGAAAATTATGATCAAAATAACGATGAAGCAGTTAAAGGAGCAGAAGAAATCCAGAAAGCTTTTGGATACCGGTATATACTTGACGAGGTGCGTTTCTCCTTGAGCGATTCCTTGTATTTGGAATTTGATGTGATCAATACAGGCTCGGCGCCTTTTTATTATGACTGGCCCGTTGAAGTGGCACTCCTTGATAAAAATAAACATAAGCCGGTCTGGAGATACACTTTCGAAGATGCCGATATAAGAGACTGGCTGCCCGGTGAAAAATGGACTGACCCTGAATGGACAGCCGTTTCGGGATGGTCGGAATATTTACCCGACGCGGACTGGAACGCAACGGAGAAGGGGAAATGGGAAATACCACCACATAAAAACAGGGTAAAAGGACAATTTAAAGTGGATATCCCCGAAGGAACTTATGTTCTTTCGCTGGCAATACTGGACCCTGCAGGCAATTTGCCCAGCCTGAGGTTTGCAACTGCGAATTATTTAAACGGGGGGAGGCATCCTGTAGGAATGGTTGATTTTGAAAAAAGTCTTTGCCACCCTTTGCCGGCCGGTTTTGCTTTCGATGATCCGGCTGCGGACTTAAGTTTGCATTATATCCACTAA
- a CDS encoding cell filamentation protein Fic, translating into MIDNREFEIIELIKKRQEVSSKEIFEGISSSISYATVKRMLSKLIDENLLTKKGQGKSTKYLISPTYEILYPVDIEKYYEKEIDERDIRESFNLRLIPGTLKECSVFAASELEQLDLLQKKFKENISQLSETEYKKELERLAIDLSWKSSQIEGNTYSLLETERLLKEKETASGKTKEEAIMLLNHKDAIDFIIENHDYLIPLSVSKIEDIHSLLMKELGVDNNIRKRRVGISGTNYRPLDNEFQISEALSNMCELINNKENVFEKALLLLVLISYIQPFVDGNKRTARIVSNAVLMNHKHCPMSFRTVDSVEYKKAMLLFYEQNNISSFKEIFIDQFNFAVNTYF; encoded by the coding sequence ATGATTGACAATAGGGAATTCGAAATAATTGAACTCATAAAGAAGAGGCAAGAAGTTTCTTCAAAAGAAATCTTTGAAGGTATTTCATCATCAATTAGTTATGCTACTGTTAAGAGAATGCTTTCCAAACTGATTGATGAAAACCTCTTAACAAAGAAAGGCCAGGGAAAATCAACGAAATATTTGATTTCACCTACCTATGAAATTTTATATCCTGTTGACATTGAAAAGTATTATGAAAAAGAAATTGACGAAAGGGACATCAGGGAAAGTTTTAATTTACGGCTCATACCAGGAACACTTAAAGAATGTAGCGTTTTTGCAGCCAGTGAATTGGAGCAATTAGATTTACTTCAAAAAAAATTCAAGGAGAACATCTCCCAGCTATCTGAAACAGAATACAAAAAGGAGTTGGAAAGATTGGCAATTGATTTAAGTTGGAAATCGTCTCAGATTGAAGGGAATACATACTCTCTATTGGAAACGGAAAGACTACTGAAAGAAAAGGAAACCGCATCAGGGAAAACAAAAGAAGAAGCAATTATGCTTCTAAATCATAAAGATGCCATTGACTTTATAATTGAAAACCATGACTACCTGATTCCATTATCTGTTTCGAAAATAGAAGATATACATAGTCTATTGATGAAAGAGCTCGGGGTTGACAACAACATAAGAAAAAGAAGAGTGGGTATATCAGGAACAAATTATCGACCCTTAGACAATGAGTTTCAAATTTCAGAAGCCCTTTCAAATATGTGCGAATTGATCAATAACAAAGAAAACGTATTTGAGAAAGCGTTACTTCTGCTTGTTTTAATTTCATACATCCAACCATTTGTGGATGGAAATAAAAGAACGGCAAGAATTGTTAGCAATGCTGTTCTGATGAATCATAAGCATTGCCCAATGTCATTCAGAACGGTTGATTCTGTTGAATACAAGAAAGCCATGCTTTTATTTTATGAACAGAACAACATTTCAAGTTTTAAAGAAATTTTTATAGACCAATTTAATTTTGCTGTAAATACTTATTTTTAA
- a CDS encoding nucleotidyltransferase domain-containing protein, whose protein sequence is MDKAINKTITEYIKLIQQEYPDFESVYVFGSYARGNSNLDSDIDLALIFRDLDDSKRFDIQVQLMLLASQIDTRIEPHPISHNDFYSDNPFVDEIKRTGFEIFAKATS, encoded by the coding sequence ATGGATAAAGCAATTAATAAAACAATAACAGAATACATTAAACTGATTCAACAGGAGTATCCTGATTTTGAGTCTGTTTATGTTTTTGGTTCTTATGCAAGGGGAAACTCAAACCTGGACAGTGATATTGATTTAGCTTTAATTTTCAGGGATTTGGATGATTCGAAACGTTTTGATATTCAAGTTCAATTAATGTTGTTAGCTTCTCAAATTGACACACGAATTGAGCCACATCCTATTTCGCATAATGATTTTTACTCCGATAATCCATTTGTTGATGAGATAAAAAGGACTGGATTTGAAATATTTGCAAAAGCCACATCATAA
- a CDS encoding HEPN domain-containing protein translates to MNKERLIKYWIDNSDDDYDAMIDMFKSKRYSWSLFIGHLMIEKLLKALYVNVKSDYPPYIHNLLRLAEKADLNLDNDKKEQLVTVTAFNINARYDDYKLSFKQRCTPEFTKEWIDKLEELRKWIKQLIKQ, encoded by the coding sequence ATTAACAAAGAAAGATTAATAAAATATTGGATTGACAATTCAGATGATGATTACGATGCGATGATTGATATGTTCAAATCCAAAAGATACAGTTGGTCTTTATTTATAGGACATTTAATGATTGAAAAATTGTTAAAAGCTTTATACGTCAATGTAAAATCAGATTATCCTCCATACATCCATAATTTATTAAGACTTGCAGAGAAAGCAGATTTAAACCTTGACAATGATAAAAAGGAGCAATTAGTAACAGTAACAGCATTCAACATTAATGCTCGATATGATGATTATAAATTGAGCTTTAAGCAACGATGTACTCCGGAATTCACGAAAGAATGGATTGATAAATTAGAAGAATTGAGAAAATGGATAAAGCAATTAATAAAACAATAA
- a CDS encoding carboxypeptidase-like regulatory domain-containing protein: MQVASSGWRLMLMPVDTEMANMYPDKRDNQIDKMLLRYTSGILLVLMLIAGSAIEVRGQVIRGTVIDSQTDDAVSFASVFFSGTIVGTVADENGEFELDISRHATLPLSVSAIGYSSVSLEGISTSEPLLVYLTPMVYDIPAIDISGRSLERERMANLQNFRNQFLGMTSYAGRCEILNEEDITFNYGSESDTLKAVALKPLQIHNKALGYIITFYLENFEYCRGSRNVIYTGKFIFTDDGSGRISGSFNEIRRNNVYGGSIMHFFRSLWADDLEAQGFSVLDQAGNSLSYQDIVIIEEGQKYLVCPENLIISYFGYSGTGRVRNTRSFLRLLKDRVSFQECGYFDPVAIILGGDMGRQRVGDMLPIGFVPK; this comes from the coding sequence ATGCAAGTGGCGAGTTCAGGGTGGAGGCTGATGCTCATGCCCGTTGATACAGAAATGGCGAATATGTACCCTGATAAACGTGATAATCAGATTGACAAAATGTTGCTAAGATATACTTCCGGGATATTACTGGTGTTGATGCTCATTGCAGGATCTGCAATTGAAGTTCGTGGACAGGTTATCAGGGGAACGGTCATTGACAGCCAGACTGACGATGCAGTCAGTTTTGCCTCGGTATTTTTCAGCGGCACCATAGTCGGAACTGTTGCCGATGAAAACGGTGAATTTGAGCTGGATATATCCAGGCACGCTACATTGCCGTTATCGGTCAGCGCAATTGGATACTCTTCAGTATCACTGGAAGGTATTTCCACAAGTGAACCCCTGCTGGTATACCTAACTCCCATGGTTTATGATATACCCGCGATCGATATAAGCGGCAGGTCGCTTGAGAGGGAAAGAATGGCCAACCTGCAAAATTTCAGGAATCAGTTCCTGGGCATGACATCATATGCCGGCAGATGTGAGATACTTAATGAGGAGGATATCACATTCAATTACGGATCCGAAAGTGACACGCTAAAGGCCGTCGCTTTAAAACCTCTGCAGATCCATAATAAAGCACTGGGGTATATTATCACCTTTTATCTCGAAAATTTCGAATATTGCCGGGGAAGCCGCAATGTCATCTATACCGGAAAGTTTATTTTTACGGATGACGGATCAGGCAGGATTTCCGGGAGCTTTAATGAAATCAGAAGAAACAATGTCTACGGAGGATCGATAATGCATTTTTTTCGTTCATTATGGGCTGATGACCTCGAAGCCCAGGGATTTTCGGTGCTTGATCAGGCTGGTAACTCTCTCAGTTATCAAGATATAGTTATCATTGAGGAGGGCCAGAAATACCTGGTGTGCCCGGAAAATCTTATTATTTCCTACTTCGGTTATAGTGGGACGGGAAGAGTACGTAACACCAGAAGCTTTCTGCGCCTTCTTAAAGACCGGGTCTCTTTTCAGGAATGCGGTTATTTCGATCCTGTTGCCATAATACTGGGTGGAGATATGGGCAGGCAACGTGTGGGCGACATGCTGCCAATTGGTTTTGTTCCTAAATAA